The sequence below is a genomic window from Mycobacterium sp. ITM-2016-00316.
ATACCTGTACGACGGCAAGCAGATCATCCGGGCCGGCCTCGAAGACCACTTCTGCGGCAAGCTGCTCGGGCTGCCGATGGGCGTCGACGTCTGCTACACCAACCACGCCGAGGCCGACCAGAACGATATGGACACCCTGCTGACGCTGCTGGCTGCGGCCGGGGCGGCGTTCGTGATCACCGTTCCGGGAGCCGATGACGTGATGCTCGGCTATCAGAGCCTGTCCTTCCACGATGTGCTGACCACCCGCCGCACCCTGGGGCTGCGGCCGGCGCCGGAGTTCGAGGACTGGCTGCGCAAGGTCGGGATGGTCGACGAGACCGGCCGGCTGACACCGTTCGATCTGACGCACTCACCGTTGCGTGCGCTCACCTCTGCCACCTGAGGAGCGGCGTGACATCTGATCCCGCGGTCCAGGAGTTCTGGGCCGAACTGCGCAAGACCACCCAGGCCAGGATCGGTTTGGGCCGGGCCGGTACCGCGCTGCCCACCCGTGAGGTCCTGGAACTGGCGGCCGCGCACGCCGCGGCCCGCGATGCCGTCCACATCCCGTTGGACGCCGATGCGCTCGCCGCTGCGGTGCGTGCGGCCGGCATCGGCGATCCGGTGCTGGTGACCAGCCGGGCCACCACCCGCGATGAATACCTGCGCCGCCCGGATCTGGGCCGGATGCCCTCGGATGACATGGACGTACCGCCCAGCCCGGCCGATATCGGCTTCGTGCTGGCCGACGGACTGTCGCCGACCGCGCTGAGCCATCACGGGGCCGCACTGCTGACGGCCCTGGTGGATCGGTTGGGTGATCGGTACACCCTGGCGCCGCCGGTGATCGCCACCCAGGCCCGGGTGGCGCTCGGCGATCACATCGCGGCCGCGCAGGGGGTGCGCACACTGGTGCTGATCATCGGGGAACGTCCCGGTCTGAGCGTCGCCGACAGCCTCGGCATCTACCTGACGCACCTGCCGCGGCCCGGCCGCACCGACGCCGATCGCAACTGCATCTCCAACATCCACCCGCCCGACGGGCTGGGATACACCGAGGCGGCACGGGTGGCCGCCGGCCTGATCGGCGGGGCGGTGGCGCTCGGGCGGTCCGGCGTCGACCTCAAGGACACCTCGCGGTCCCTGGAATCCCTCGACCGTGACGTCGATCGCGAGATCTCCTGAGATTTGTCGCCGTCGTCGTCACGTCGGGCCGCGGTTTGGGCGTTTTGACCTGGGGTGACGGCGGCCGGTAAGCTGCTGCGTTGGCGTGTGCTGCCCCACCGGGCATACGGGTCCCGGGTCAACGTCGGTCGCCGGGTAACCCCGAGCGCGTCCGCCTGACCGGCACCGTAACCCGAGAGTAGAAGGTAAGCACTGTGCCTACTTACACGCCGAAGGCGGGTGACACCACGCGGTCGTGGTACGTCATCGACGCCCAAGACGTGGTGCTCGGCCGTCTCGCCGTCGAAGCAGCAAAGCTGCTGCGCGGCAAGCACAAGCCGACATTCACGCCCAACGTTGACGGTGGCGACTTCGTCATCGTCATCAATGCCGAGAAGATCGCCGTCAGCGGCGACAAGCTCACCAACAAGTTCGCTTACAGCCACTCGGGTTACCCGGGCGGTCTGCGCAAGCGCACCATCGGCGAGCTGCTGGAGAAGCACCCCACCCGTGTCGTGGAGAACGCCATCATCGGAATGCTGCCGCACAACAAGCTGAGTCGCCAGGTGCAGAAGAAGCTGAAGGTGTACGCCGGCCCGGAGCATCCGCATGCCGCGCAGCAGCCGATTCCGTTCGAGATCAAGCAGGTGGCGCAATGACCGAAGTGAACGAGACCGAGGTTGTCGAGGTGGACGTGACCGAAGACGCCGCGCAGGCGCCCGAGGCGACCGAAACCGTCGACGAGAGCGTTGTCGTGGAAGCCGCAGTCGAGGAAGCCGCTCCGCGCGAGCCGATCTACATCGACCGCCCCATCCAGACCGTCGGTCGCCGCAAGGAAGCCGTCGTCCGAGTGCGTCTGGTGCCCGGCACCGGCAAGTTCCACCTCGACGGACGCAGTCTGGAGGCCTACTTCCCGAACAAGGTGCACCAGCAGCTGATCAAGGCTCCGCTGGTGATCGTGGATCGGGTGGACAGCTTCGACATCTACGCCCACCTCGACGGCGGCGGCCCGTCCGGGCAGGCCGGCGCACTGCGTCTGGCCATCGCGCGTGCACTGATCATCGTGCAGCCCGAGGACCGTCCGGCCCTGAAGAAGGCCGGCTTCCTCACGCGTGACCCGCGCGCCATCGAGCGCAAGAAGTACGGCCTCAAGAAGGCCCGTAAGGCTCCGCAGTACAGCAAGCGCTGATCTGTTCAGTCTGGACACCGCCGGGTGTGGATTCCGATCCGCACCCGGCGGTTTCTTTTTATCGTGACCTTGTTTGCTGAGCTCTCGGCGGTAGGGCGTGGGTAACGAGGTCGCGGGTGTCGCCACGTCCGGGCCCATGACTGTTCATCACGGCGTTTTGGCCTGCAAAGCCATCGCTGACAGCGAACTCCCGGGACCCGGCGACATGTTGGCCCTGACAGCGATGTTTGCGGGGCAGGTTTGACACCGCACGCAACGGTGAACCACCTTGGGTGTGGAAGCGGGGGCGCTGAACGATGCGCCCAGGCAGAGAATCTGCCGTCGGTACGAGATCAGTCAGCTCGTGGGGGACCGGCACCGCTCCGCTGACTGAAAGGATGCACATGAAGAAAATGACCGTGACCCGAGTAACCGCCGGTGCCGCCCTTGGTAGCGCTCTTCTCCTGTTCGGAGGGGCCGCAGCGGCCAACGCCGAGCCCGGCGACGGCCGCGTGGACCTCGCCATCGGCACGGCCGGTGTCCTCACCGGTGTGCCGATCGAGACGGCCACCCAGATCGCCGCAGGCGTCTGCGACAGCGATGCCACCACGATCTCCACCGTCGCCGAGAGTGTCGACGCCAGTGGCACGCAGCAGAGCGTGTGCAACAACGACATCGGCGCCGTCGACTTCCGGCAGAACACCGCGACCGTCGAGGACGGTACCTCCGGTGTCATCGATGCGCCCGGCACCGCAGAGGGTGCTTCCTTCTCCGAGGAGCCCGTGACGGAGACCGAGGTGCCGGCACCGGATGACGTGACCGGCGACGAGGAGCCCACCACCACGACCACGACGCCTGTCCCCGCACCCGTCGGGTAGCGAGATCAGGTCGAACAGCAGCACCACCCACCGCCCGTACCCGACAGGGTGCGGGCGGTGGTCCGTTCGGGGCACGATCGGGTATCGGTTGGGCGCCGAGACGGCCTCAGGGGTTGTCAGTTGGCTCTTTGGGCGTCCTGTGTGAGAAATTTGTGGGCATGGCTCGACTGTTCGGCACCGACGGCGTGCGCGGAGTCGCCAACCTCGACCTGACCGCCGAGTTGGCGCTCGCTCTGGGCGCAGCCGCTGCGCGGCGGCTGGGCTCGTCGGGCGGCGCCCGGCGCAGGTTCGCCGTGGTGGGCCGCGATCCACGCGCCAGCGGCGAGATGCTGGAGGCCGCGGTCATCGCCGGGCTGACCAGTGAGGGCATCGATGCGCTGCGCGTCGGAGTGCTTCCCACTCCCGCAGTGGCGTACTTGACCAGCGCCTATGACGCCGATTTCGGCATCATGATCTCCGCGTCACACAATCCGATGCCCGATAACGGCATCAAGATCTTCGGCCCCGGCGGGCACAAGCTCGACGACGCCACCGAGGACCGCATCGATGAGTTGTTGACCTCTGGTCCGGGTGTCCGTCCCCTGGGTGGCGGCATCGGGCGGGTCGTGGATGCCGAGGACGCCCTGGACCGCTATCTGCGCCACGTCGCCAAGGCCGTCACCGCCCGGCTGGACGGCATCAAGGTGGTGGTCGACTGCGCCAACGGCGCGGCCTATACCGCCGCGCCGCTGGCCTACAGGGCGGCGGGTGCCGAGGTCATCACCCTGAACGCCGAGCCCAACGGTCTCAACATCAACGACGGCTGCGGTTCCACCCATATGGAGCAGTTACAGCAGGCGGTGCTTGCTCATGGCGCCGACCTGGGCCTGGCTCACGACGGTGACGCCGACCGGTGCCTGGCCGTGGACGCGCGCGGTGAGCTCATCGACGGGGACGCCATCATGGTGATGATGGCGCTGGCCATGCAGGAAGCCGGGGAACTGGCCTCGGACACCCTGGTCGCCACCGTGATGAGCAATCTGGGGCTGCACCTGGCGATGCGGGCGGCCGGTATCGAGGTCCGCACCACCGCGGTCGGCGACCGGTATGTGCTCGAGGAACTGCGGGCCGGCGAGTTCTCGCTGGGTGGTGAGCAGTCCGGCCATATCGTGCTGCCGAGCTTTGGCACCACCGGTGACGGGATCGTCACCGGACTGCGGTTGATGTCGCGGATGGCGCACACCGGTTCGACGCTGGCCGAGCTGTGTGCGCCGATGCAGACGTTGCCGCAGGTATTGATCAATGTCGCGGTGGCGGACAAGACGACCGTCGCCCAGGCGGCCACGGTGCGGACCGCGGTCGCCGCGGCCGAGGCCGAGCTCGGTGACACCGGCCGGATCCTGCTGCGCCCCTCGGGAACCGAGCAGGTGGTTCGGGTCATGGTGGAAGCCGCCGACGCCGACACCGCTCGCCAGCTCGCGGTGCGGGTCGCCGAATCGGTCAGCCGGCAGAACTAGTTTCGCCGGGAGGGAACCGAACCGGGCGCCGCTGCGTCCAATCTGGGTATGGGACTCACCGATTCAGCCCGGATGGATGTCGCCGCGGTACTCGATATCGCGCACCGCTACGACGATGCCGCCGATCAGGTGGATGGCGCGTGGCAGCGCTGCCAGAGTGCGCTGGCCTTCACCGGTGCGCGGGCCGGCCGGGAGTACACCGACGCGGGAGCCCAGGTGCGCCGGTCTGTCGAGCACGCGATCGGCGCACTGCATGGCTGGTCAGGTAGCTCTCGTGAGATCGCTGCGCAACTCCGGGTTTCCGCCGAGGATTATGCGCAGATCGATGACCGCGCGGCCCGCCGGATCGGATGAACGGCATGCTTGCCGCGGGAGCGCCCGCGGCCGAGGTGATGACCGAGTATGTGCGGGCCTGCCGCCGGCTCGGGCATTCGGTGCCGGAGCCGGCACACCTGCACGCCGCCTACACCGCTGAGGAGGGACTGGATCTCCAAGCGCTCGACGACGACCGCCGCACGCTGTCGGAAGCGCTCGCCGCGGCCGAGGCGGCACTGGTGCTGCAGGAACAGGCCCGACGCGCGCTGGCCGCGGTGTGGCGGGGCGCCGGGGCCGTGGCGGCGGTCGATCACCTTGTGCGCCATACCGAAACGGCGGCTACCGTCGTCGACGGACTGCGCGCCAGCGTGGCCGCGCTCGGTGAGTTGCGAAACCACCTGTGGCAGTTGATCGATGCCAAGGTCGACAGCACCCAGGGCATCGAGGCGCGCGGGACGAGAGCCGAGTGGCTGAGCGCGGCCCGCACCGTCACGACCGGTGCCGGGGATCGGGCCGCCGCCAGTGAAATGGTGGACATGCACGTCGCGCCGTTCGTGGCCAACGATATCGCCCTCGACTGGGCTTCCACGATGCGCGACACCGAGACGGCGATCCGGCAGGCGTACCGAGATGCGGCCGCCGCCATCGCTTCGCAGGCAACGGTTGTCTTCGACCGTCCCGGTCTGTCCGGGACCATCCCTGTTGCCGCCGAACCAGATTCCGCGCCTGCAGCTCGTGCCTCGGTGGCGCCGGCCGGCTTCGTTGCAGGTCCGGCACCTGCGGATGCTGCGCCCGCGCAGATCCCGGTCGGGCCGACCGTTGCCCCGGCCGCGCTGCCTGTGGCCGCTACCGCCACCCCGCCGCCGCCCCCACCGCCGCCGGTGGCCGATCCGATGGCTGCGGCACCCATGGCGTCGGGCGCGTCGCCGCTCGGTTCGGGCATGTCGGGTCTATCGGGTCTCGGACAGTCCTTCGCCGACATGCTGGGCGGACTGTTGGGTTCCGATGGTGGGCTCGGTGAAAGTCTGGGCGCCGCCGGTGAACTGGATTCCCTCGCCGACGATGAGCCGGAGGCCGACGAACTGGACGGTCTGACCGAGCGGGACCCCGACGACGAGGACGACGAGGACGACGAAGACCCGGAGGACGCGGAACCGCCTGCGGAAGAGGGGGCCGCCGAAGAGCCGGTCGAGCAGGCGGAGGCCGAAGCGCCGGCGGAACCCGTTGCACCCGTTGCGGTGCCACCGGAACCGGTGGTGCCGACACCGGTCCCCGAGCCGTTGGCCGATCCGGCGGTGGCGGCGCCCGCCGAGCCGGTACCGGCCGACACGCCGTGCGAGATCGCGGCCGACGAGCTGCCCCAAGCCGGTCCCTGAGCTAGGAACTGCGGGTGAAACGCAAAATCGACGAGATGGTCGTTGCCAAGAGGTCTGGCGTGACCATTTCGTCGATTTTGATCGAAGGACTGTTAGCGCGAGCCGGTGCGCGCCGTTCCGGAACCGCTGCGGCGCTGTCCGCCGCGACCGCCACTGGAGCGACCGCCGCCGGTGTGGCCCGAACCCGCCGCACCGGTGCCGCCGGCACGCTGCGGCCTGCGGCGCCGTCCGGGCTGCTGCGCGGTGCGCGCCGGGGGTTCCGGGGTGTCGATCACGAGACCGCCGGTGAAGGACCGCTCGCCGGGGGCGATCTCCAGCAGCACCGGGTGTGAGGCGCCGCTGAACTTGGTGATGGTCGGCTTGACGCCGGCCTTGCGGGTCAGCACCCGCACATCGGCGACCTGGTCGTCGACCATGAGGGTCACCACGGTGCCATCGTTGCCGGCACGCGCGGTACGCCCGGACCGGTGCAGGTAGGCCTTGTGCTCGACCGGCGGGTCGGCGTGCACCACCAGGTTGACATCGTCGACGTGGATACCGCGCGCGGCAATATCGGTGGCGACAAGCACCGAGGCGGAGCCATCGGAGAATGCCCCGAGGTTGCGGGTACGGGCGTTCTGGGAAAGGTTGCCGTGCAGTTCGACTGCCGACACACCGCGTGAATTCAGCTTGCGGGCAAGGCCTTTTGCGCCGTACTTGGTGCGGGCGAACACGATGGTGCGCCCGGGTGAGGCGGCCAGGTCGGCCAGCACGTCGAATCGCGCTGCGCCGTCGACGTGCAGGACGTGGTGGATCAGTGTGGAGACCGGTGAATTCTCGGAGTCCACGCTGTGCACGATCGGGTTGCGCAGGTAGCGCTGGACCAGCACGTCGACGCCGCCGTCGAGGGTGGCCGAGAACAGCAGCCGCTGGCAGTCGCGCGGGGTGCGGTCGAGCAGGCGCTTCACCGGGGGCAGGAAGCCGAGGTCGGCCATGTGGTCGGCCTCGTCGAGCACGGTGATCTGCACTGCGGACAGGTCGGCGTGACCGGACTTCACGTGGTCTTCCAGGCGGCCGGGGCAGGCGATGACGATATCGACACCGTCACGCAGCTTCTGGATCTGCGGGCCGGCGCTGACGCCACCGAAGACGGTCACCGAACGCAGGCCGGTGGCCTTGGCCAACGGTGCGAGCGACGCGTCGATCTGGGTGGCCAGTTCGCGGGTCGGGGCCAGGATCAGCGCGCGTGGCTGACCGGAACGCCGCGGGGTGGCCGAGGCGGCCAGACGGGCGACGACCGGAAGCAGGAATGCGTAGGTCTTGCCGGATCCGGTGCGACCGCGGCCGAGCACATCGCGGCCGGCCAGCGAATCGGGAAGTGTCGCGGACTGGATGGGGAAGGGGGACTCGATGCCAGCGGCAGTGAGTGTGGTGACAACGGCTTCGGGCAGGCCGAAGTCGGCAAACGTAGACAAGAATGCTCCATGGATAGGAATGGTCGTCCTGCCCGGCGCGGATGGTTCCCGCGGCTCTCGGTGTGACGATCGAGCAGGGCTCAAGAAATGGCCCTGGCGAAGCGGCAAAAGGCAGAACAGACGATGCCGCTGTGGTCCACGATACCCAAGGAACCCGTTTGGCCCTAACTATGAGGCGAGCGTCACCAATTCCTCGGTGAATCGCACGGCCTCGGCGTCGTCGGTGGCCAGCGGATGGACCAGCATCGTCGTCACGCCGGCCTCCTTGTAGGCGGCCAAGCGCTCCTTGACAAATCCGCGTGGGCCGACCAGCGACACGTGCCGCACCAGTTCGTCGGGCACCGCGGCGATTGCCTCGTCCTTCTTGCCCGCCAGGAACAGCTCCTGGATGTGGTCGGCCACCTCACCGAACCCGTACCGGGTGGCCAGATTGTGGTAGAAGTTCTTGCCCTTTGCGCCCATGCCGCCGATGTACAGCGCCAGTTGGGGTTTGGCCCAGGCCAGCCGATCCTCGACGTCATCGCCGATCGCGAGGCTGGCGCTGACCATGATGTCCAGCGGGCCCCGGGCGGGATCGCGCTTGGCGTAGCCGGCCCGCAGTGCGTCGCCCCACACTTCGTCGGCCTTCTCGGGGTAGAAGAACACCGGCTGCCAGCCCTCGGCGATTTCTGCGGTCAGTTCAACGTTTTTCGGCCCCAGTGCCGCGATGGTGATCGGGATATTCTCCCGCACAGGGTGATTGATGAGGCGCAGCGGTTTGCCAAGGCCGGTGCCACGGCCCTCGGGCAGCGGGATCTGGTAGTGCTTGCCCTCGTAGTTCACCTTCTCGCGGCGCCAGACCTGGCGGCAGATGTCGACGACCTCGCGGGTGCGGCCCATCGGGGCGTCGAACGGGACGCCGTGGAAGCCCTCCATGACCTGGGGGCCCGAGGTGCCGATGCCGAGCCGGAAACGTCCGTCGGAGACGTAGTCCAGGCCGGCCGCGGTCATCGCCAGCAGGGTCGGGGTGCGCACATAGATCGGTACGACGCCGGATCCGAGTTCGATCGTCGAGGTCTTGGCGGCCAGGTACCCGAGCTGGCTGATGGCGTCATAGGAATACGCCTCGGCCACCAGCGCGATGTCGACGCCGACCTTTTCCAGTTCGACGACCTGCTCGACGGCCTGTTTGAAGCCGCCCGCGTAGCTGAGGAAGATTCCTGTGCGCATGAAAGAGTTATATCACCAACCGGTTGGTTGGTGATACTGCGAGAGGGTCAGCCCTTCAGCAGCGCGACGACCTTGTCCTCCAACGAGGGCTGCACGGCCTCGGGGTCGGGCGCGACCGTCTTGGGCAGCACCGCCTCCGGATCGGCGAAATCGCGGTAGTCCTTGTCGCCGGTCAGGACGTACAACAGATAGCCGGTCAACAGCGCGCGAGTCGCCTTCTGGGTGCCCTTGTCGGCACCGGGCAGGCCGACCGCCTTGGCCAACCGGCGTCCCTCGATGAGCCCGCCGGCCTCGGCCTTGGCCACGGTGCGCAGAATCGCGCCCGGCCAGGCGCGTGCCAGCGCGTCGGCATTGGATTTCAGCGCCGTGGTGTCGGCCGGCGCCCGCAGGATCAGGCCGGGCAGGGTCAGCGCGGCGGCCGGCTGCTCGGCGGGTGGGCTGGTGACCGCGGGATAGAGCGCCGCAGCGGCCCTCAGCTGGGACCCCAGGCCGGCGGCGGTGAACACCGCGGCCGATCCGCCGAAGCCGTGACCGACGACGCCCAGCTTGGCGGGGTGCACGCTGATCTTGCCGGGCCCCAGCCGCACCCCGGCGATGATGTCCAAGGTGGTGCCCAGGTCGACGGCCAGATTGAGTGCCGACGGCGCCAGCGAGCGTTCGGTGTCGGGTGCCGCCGCGACGATGCCCCAGGACGCCAGGTGCTCCAGGGTGCCCGCATAACGGTCGGCGGCGGCCAGCCAGTCGTGGCCGAATGCCACGCCCGGCAGGCTCAGGCCCGACTCGGGGGTGTAGACGACGCCGGGCTGGCCGGCGAAAGCGAGGTCTCCGCGCAGGACACGGTGCGGTCCGCGCCGGGTCAGAGCAGCGAAGAGTTTCTTCGTCTTGGCCACGGATAGGACCCTAGTCGACGCCGGCCGCCCGGCGCGCCGACCGGGTGGTTCGGCGCCGGCGACTGTGTCGATGAGCACGGTGCCTTCGCGCGAAGCGGGGCTCGGGCGGCCGCTGCACTACCCTGGGACCCTATGTGTGGAATCGTCGGCTATGTCGGGCAGCGCCCCGCCTGCGAGGTCGTCGTCGATGCGCTGCGGCGGATGGAATACCGCGGTTACGACTCTTCCGGGGTGGCCTTACTCGACGGCGCCGGTGGGCTCACCGTGCAGCGGCGGGCGGGCCGGTTGGCCAATCTGGAAGAGGCACTCAAGGACGCCGGACCCGGTGACCTGGGCGGGACGACCGGTATGGGGCACACCCGGTGGGCCACGCACGGACGCCCCACCGACCGCAATGCGCACCCGCACCGCGATGCCAGCGGCAAGTTCGCCGTCGTGCACAACGGCATCATCGAGAACTTCGCGGTCCTGCGCGGTGAGCTGGAGACTGCGGGCGTCGAGTTCGCCAGCGACACCGACTCCGAGGTCGCGGTGCACCTCGTCGCGCAGGCCTACCGCGCCGGGGACACCGCCGGCGATTTCGTTGGCTCCGTGCTGTCGGTGCTGCGACGGTTGGAGGGCCATTTCACCCTGGTGTTCGCCTTCGCCGACGAACCGGGCACCATCGTGGCCGCGCGTCGCTCCACCCCGCTGGTGGTCGGTGTCGGGGACGGCGAGATGTTCATCGGCTCCGATGTGGCGGCGTTCATCGAATACACCCGTGAGGCAGTCGAACTCGGCCAGGACCAGGCCGTGGTCATCACCTCCGACGGGTACGAGATCTACAACTTCGCCGGCGACCGTGACGACGTGCATGCCCGGCCTTTTCATATCGACTGGGACCTCTCGGCCGCCGAAAAGGGTGGCTACGAGTACTTCATGCTCAAGGAGATCGCCGAGCAGCCCGCCGCCGTGGCCGACACCCTGCTCGGCCATTT
It includes:
- a CDS encoding LLM class F420-dependent oxidoreductase produces the protein MRTGIFLSYAGGFKQAVEQVVELEKVGVDIALVAEAYSYDAISQLGYLAAKTSTIELGSGVVPIYVRTPTLLAMTAAGLDYVSDGRFRLGIGTSGPQVMEGFHGVPFDAPMGRTREVVDICRQVWRREKVNYEGKHYQIPLPEGRGTGLGKPLRLINHPVRENIPITIAALGPKNVELTAEIAEGWQPVFFYPEKADEVWGDALRAGYAKRDPARGPLDIMVSASLAIGDDVEDRLAWAKPQLALYIGGMGAKGKNFYHNLATRYGFGEVADHIQELFLAGKKDEAIAAVPDELVRHVSLVGPRGFVKERLAAYKEAGVTTMLVHPLATDDAEAVRFTEELVTLAS
- a CDS encoding DEAD/DEAH box helicase, yielding MSTFADFGLPEAVVTTLTAAGIESPFPIQSATLPDSLAGRDVLGRGRTGSGKTYAFLLPVVARLAASATPRRSGQPRALILAPTRELATQIDASLAPLAKATGLRSVTVFGGVSAGPQIQKLRDGVDIVIACPGRLEDHVKSGHADLSAVQITVLDEADHMADLGFLPPVKRLLDRTPRDCQRLLFSATLDGGVDVLVQRYLRNPIVHSVDSENSPVSTLIHHVLHVDGAARFDVLADLAASPGRTIVFARTKYGAKGLARKLNSRGVSAVELHGNLSQNARTRNLGAFSDGSASVLVATDIAARGIHVDDVNLVVHADPPVEHKAYLHRSGRTARAGNDGTVVTLMVDDQVADVRVLTRKAGVKPTITKFSGASHPVLLEIAPGERSFTGGLVIDTPEPPARTAQQPGRRRRPQRAGGTGAAGSGHTGGGRSSGGRGGQRRSGSGTARTGSR
- a CDS encoding type VII secretion target; this encodes MGLTDSARMDVAAVLDIAHRYDDAADQVDGAWQRCQSALAFTGARAGREYTDAGAQVRRSVEHAIGALHGWSGSSREIAAQLRVSAEDYAQIDDRAARRIG
- the rpsI gene encoding 30S ribosomal protein S9, whose translation is MTEVNETEVVEVDVTEDAAQAPEATETVDESVVVEAAVEEAAPREPIYIDRPIQTVGRRKEAVVRVRLVPGTGKFHLDGRSLEAYFPNKVHQQLIKAPLVIVDRVDSFDIYAHLDGGGPSGQAGALRLAIARALIIVQPEDRPALKKAGFLTRDPRAIERKKYGLKKARKAPQYSKR
- the glmM gene encoding phosphoglucosamine mutase — encoded protein: MARLFGTDGVRGVANLDLTAELALALGAAAARRLGSSGGARRRFAVVGRDPRASGEMLEAAVIAGLTSEGIDALRVGVLPTPAVAYLTSAYDADFGIMISASHNPMPDNGIKIFGPGGHKLDDATEDRIDELLTSGPGVRPLGGGIGRVVDAEDALDRYLRHVAKAVTARLDGIKVVVDCANGAAYTAAPLAYRAAGAEVITLNAEPNGLNINDGCGSTHMEQLQQAVLAHGADLGLAHDGDADRCLAVDARGELIDGDAIMVMMALAMQEAGELASDTLVATVMSNLGLHLAMRAAGIEVRTTAVGDRYVLEELRAGEFSLGGEQSGHIVLPSFGTTGDGIVTGLRLMSRMAHTGSTLAELCAPMQTLPQVLINVAVADKTTVAQAATVRTAVAAAEAELGDTGRILLRPSGTEQVVRVMVEAADADTARQLAVRVAESVSRQN
- the eutC gene encoding ethanolamine ammonia-lyase subunit EutC, with protein sequence MTSDPAVQEFWAELRKTTQARIGLGRAGTALPTREVLELAAAHAAARDAVHIPLDADALAAAVRAAGIGDPVLVTSRATTRDEYLRRPDLGRMPSDDMDVPPSPADIGFVLADGLSPTALSHHGAALLTALVDRLGDRYTLAPPVIATQARVALGDHIAAAQGVRTLVLIIGERPGLSVADSLGIYLTHLPRPGRTDADRNCISNIHPPDGLGYTEAARVAAGLIGGAVALGRSGVDLKDTSRSLESLDRDVDREIS
- a CDS encoding dienelactone hydrolase family protein, yielding MAKTKKLFAALTRRGPHRVLRGDLAFAGQPGVVYTPESGLSLPGVAFGHDWLAAADRYAGTLEHLASWGIVAAAPDTERSLAPSALNLAVDLGTTLDIIAGVRLGPGKISVHPAKLGVVGHGFGGSAAVFTAAGLGSQLRAAAALYPAVTSPPAEQPAAALTLPGLILRAPADTTALKSNADALARAWPGAILRTVAKAEAGGLIEGRRLAKAVGLPGADKGTQKATRALLTGYLLYVLTGDKDYRDFADPEAVLPKTVAPDPEAVQPSLEDKVVALLKG
- the rplM gene encoding 50S ribosomal protein L13, yielding MPTYTPKAGDTTRSWYVIDAQDVVLGRLAVEAAKLLRGKHKPTFTPNVDGGDFVIVINAEKIAVSGDKLTNKFAYSHSGYPGGLRKRTIGELLEKHPTRVVENAIIGMLPHNKLSRQVQKKLKVYAGPEHPHAAQQPIPFEIKQVAQ